A DNA window from Amycolatopsis sp. DSM 110486 contains the following coding sequences:
- a CDS encoding cation diffusion facilitator family transporter, with protein MGHGHGHGHTAAPASASGRYLRALLIALVIGAGFMVLEFVVGFTTGSLALISDAAHMFTDVLGVGMALTAIVLARRSGPTLSRTFGMYRAEVLAALGNAVLLFGVAGYVLVEAIGRITDPPEVAGLPVMLAAGAGLVANIVSFFVLRSGARESLNVRGAYLEVLADLIGSVGVLISGAITLTTGWRYADPIIGVAIGLFVLPRTWTLARRALRILFQHAPNTVDVGAISTELAALPGVSDVHDLHVWTLTSGMEVASAHLTMSDEAEQSTVLTKAQDLLSARYSINHATLQVEGPQCARRCQELSW; from the coding sequence ATGGGCCACGGACACGGACATGGGCACACCGCCGCCCCGGCGAGCGCGTCCGGTCGCTACCTGCGCGCGTTGCTGATCGCCCTCGTCATCGGCGCGGGCTTCATGGTGCTCGAGTTCGTGGTGGGCTTCACCACGGGCTCGCTGGCCCTGATCTCCGACGCCGCCCACATGTTCACCGACGTCCTGGGCGTCGGCATGGCGCTCACCGCGATCGTCCTGGCGCGCCGCAGCGGGCCGACGCTCAGCCGCACGTTCGGCATGTACCGCGCCGAGGTGCTGGCCGCGCTGGGCAACGCGGTGCTGTTGTTCGGCGTCGCCGGATACGTGCTGGTGGAGGCCATCGGCCGCATCACCGACCCGCCCGAGGTGGCGGGCTTGCCGGTGATGCTGGCCGCGGGAGCCGGCCTGGTCGCCAACATCGTGTCGTTCTTCGTGCTGCGCTCGGGCGCGCGCGAAAGCCTCAACGTCCGCGGCGCGTACCTCGAGGTGCTCGCCGACCTGATCGGCTCCGTCGGTGTGCTGATCAGCGGCGCGATCACCCTCACCACGGGCTGGCGCTACGCCGACCCGATCATCGGTGTCGCCATCGGCCTGTTCGTGCTGCCCCGCACGTGGACCCTGGCCCGGCGCGCGCTGCGCATCCTGTTCCAGCACGCCCCGAACACCGTCGACGTCGGCGCGATCAGCACGGAGCTCGCGGCCCTGCCGGGCGTCTCCGACGTCCACGACCTGCACGTCTGGACCCTCACCTCCGGCATGGAGGTCGCCTCGGCCCACCTCACGATGAGCGACGAGGCCGAGCAGTCCACCGTGCTCACCAAGGCGCAGGACCTCCTGTCCGCCCGGTACTCCATCAACCACGCGACGCTGCAGGTCGAAGGACCGCAGTGCGCGCGCCGGTGCCAGGAACTGTCCTGGTAG
- a CDS encoding flavin reductase family protein, with amino-acid sequence MRKDFDPADVAPFAFYRLLTATVVPRPIAWVSSTSASGVDNLAPHSFFTVASAAPPVLQFTSVGRKDTLRNVEATGQFVVNLAPEHLFEKINDTGTDFPPDHSEFDATGLTREPSTKVKPPRVAQSPVAFECELHSTVGFGTSTVVFGRVVHVAVAEDVLDGDHPVIGRLRPLARLGGDEWGTVGDVKEIPRVRFADWDKR; translated from the coding sequence ATGCGCAAGGACTTCGATCCCGCCGACGTCGCCCCGTTCGCCTTCTACCGCCTGCTGACCGCGACCGTGGTGCCGCGGCCGATCGCGTGGGTGTCGAGCACCTCGGCGAGCGGCGTGGACAACCTGGCGCCGCACTCGTTCTTCACGGTGGCCTCGGCCGCGCCGCCGGTGCTGCAGTTCACGTCGGTGGGGCGGAAGGACACGTTGCGCAACGTCGAGGCCACCGGGCAGTTCGTGGTGAACCTCGCGCCGGAGCACCTCTTCGAGAAGATCAACGACACGGGCACCGACTTCCCGCCCGACCACAGCGAGTTCGACGCCACGGGTCTCACGCGCGAGCCCAGCACGAAGGTCAAGCCGCCGCGGGTGGCGCAGTCGCCGGTGGCGTTCGAGTGCGAGCTGCACAGCACGGTCGGGTTCGGCACGTCGACGGTGGTGTTCGGCCGGGTCGTGCACGTCGCGGTGGCCGAGGACGTGCTCGACGGCGACCACCCCGTGATCGGCCGGCTGCGGCCGCTGGCGCGCCTCGGCGGCGACGAGTGGGGCACCGTCGGCGACGTAAAGGAGATCCCGCGCGTCCGGTTCGCCGACTGGGACAAGCGCTGA
- the lysA gene encoding diaminopimelate decarboxylase, with product MAHPAGPRHADVYPHADASGFPPASAEELDKLPAKVWPRNTYRAGDGIVRIAGMDVRDLAETYGTPLFVVDEADFKSRCADYAEAFDDPALVHYASKAFLSIEIARWVAEQGLSLDVCSGGELAVAQRANFPAERITFHGNNKSIAELDAAVEAGVGTVVVDSYYEIARLAEIAARREVVQAVLVRVTVGVEAHTHEFIATAHEDQKFGFSLASGDAAEAVRRVLNAPSLKLVGLHSHIGSQIFDADGFEVAARRVVGLLGDLAKEHGRELLDQLDLVDLGGGFGIAYTEKDNPPPPAQMITQIREIVRKECAYADLPVPRIAGEPGRAIAGPGTITLYEVGTIKDVALGDNSTRRYVSVDGGMSDNIRTALYDAVYDCRVVSRSASEGDEPVLATLSRVVGKHCESGDIVVRDCWLPDTLAPGDLLAVAATGAYCYSMASGYNRQPRPAVVAVRNGSARVLLRRETTDDMLRLEV from the coding sequence ATGGCGCACCCCGCGGGCCCCCGCCACGCCGACGTCTACCCCCATGCCGACGCCTCCGGGTTCCCGCCCGCGAGCGCAGAGGAACTCGACAAGCTGCCCGCGAAAGTGTGGCCGCGCAACACTTATCGCGCCGGCGACGGCATCGTGCGCATCGCCGGCATGGACGTGCGCGACCTCGCCGAGACCTACGGCACGCCGCTGTTCGTGGTCGACGAGGCCGACTTCAAGTCCCGATGCGCCGACTACGCCGAGGCGTTCGACGACCCGGCGCTGGTGCACTACGCGTCGAAGGCGTTCCTGTCCATCGAGATCGCCCGCTGGGTGGCCGAGCAGGGCCTGAGCCTCGACGTGTGCAGCGGCGGCGAGCTCGCCGTGGCGCAGCGCGCGAACTTCCCGGCCGAGCGGATCACTTTCCACGGCAACAACAAGTCGATCGCGGAGCTCGACGCGGCGGTCGAGGCCGGCGTCGGCACCGTGGTGGTCGACTCGTACTACGAGATCGCCCGCCTCGCCGAGATCGCCGCGCGCCGCGAGGTCGTGCAGGCGGTGCTCGTGCGCGTGACGGTCGGCGTCGAGGCCCACACGCACGAGTTCATCGCCACCGCCCACGAGGACCAGAAGTTCGGCTTCTCGCTGGCTTCCGGCGACGCGGCCGAGGCCGTGCGCCGGGTGCTCAACGCGCCGTCGCTCAAGCTCGTGGGCCTGCACAGCCACATCGGCTCGCAGATCTTCGACGCCGACGGCTTCGAGGTCGCCGCACGCCGCGTCGTCGGGCTGCTGGGCGACCTGGCCAAGGAGCACGGCCGTGAGCTGCTCGACCAGCTCGACCTCGTGGACCTCGGCGGTGGCTTCGGCATCGCCTACACCGAGAAGGACAACCCGCCGCCGCCCGCGCAGATGATCACGCAGATCCGCGAGATCGTGCGCAAGGAGTGCGCGTACGCCGACCTGCCCGTGCCGCGCATCGCGGGGGAGCCGGGCCGCGCGATCGCCGGCCCGGGCACCATCACGCTGTACGAGGTCGGCACCATCAAGGACGTCGCGCTGGGTGACAACAGCACCCGCCGCTACGTGAGCGTCGACGGCGGCATGAGCGACAACATCCGCACGGCGCTCTACGATGCCGTGTACGACTGCCGGGTGGTTTCCCGCTCCGCGAGCGAAGGTGACGAGCCCGTGCTCGCCACTCTGTCCCGAGTCGTGGGAAAACACTGTGAATCCGGCGACATCGTCGTCCGAGACTGCTGGCTACCCGACACTCTTGCTCCCGGCGACCTGCTGGCCGTCGCGGCGACCGGTGCCTACTGCTACTCGATGGCGAGTGGGTACAACCGGCAGCCGCGCCCGGCGGTGGTGGCCGTGCGCAACGGCAGCGCCCGCGTGCTGCTGCGGCGGGAGACGACGGACGACATGCTGCGCCTGGAGGTTTGA
- a CDS encoding DUF3105 domain-containing protein: MKAARGKSVVGKKGTPWGTIVGVVVVVALLASVVTYYMVKSAPQRDQKSREEAASSFAPTASDPDPSKKIPGVITATYTGSVHVLPTERVAYDHSPPFGGPHDGNWAACNGVVYPTAVRTENMVHTLEHGAVWIAYNPDLVKGDQVDLLAARVKGKTYISMSPYPGLDKPISLQSWGHQLKLDKADDPRIDEFIAALRTNPNGVYPEIGASCDALGPGQFDPSNPPPFDPSKPGPDAKPMNYGGSSGAVPEGGMPGTPGQPSAPVTAPSAPAGQ, translated from the coding sequence GTGAAGGCCGCGCGTGGCAAGTCCGTCGTGGGTAAGAAGGGCACTCCGTGGGGCACCATCGTCGGTGTCGTCGTGGTGGTGGCCCTCCTGGCCAGCGTCGTCACCTACTACATGGTGAAATCCGCTCCGCAGCGCGACCAGAAGTCCCGCGAGGAGGCGGCCTCGTCGTTCGCGCCGACGGCCAGCGACCCCGACCCGTCCAAGAAGATCCCGGGCGTCATCACCGCGACCTACACCGGTTCGGTGCACGTGCTGCCCACCGAGCGCGTGGCGTACGACCACAGCCCGCCCTTCGGCGGCCCGCACGACGGCAACTGGGCGGCCTGCAACGGCGTCGTCTACCCGACCGCGGTGCGCACCGAGAACATGGTCCACACGCTCGAGCACGGCGCCGTCTGGATCGCCTACAACCCGGACCTCGTCAAGGGTGACCAGGTGGACCTGCTGGCCGCTCGCGTCAAGGGCAAGACCTACATCTCGATGTCGCCCTACCCCGGCCTGGACAAGCCGATCTCGCTGCAGTCGTGGGGCCACCAGCTCAAGCTGGACAAGGCCGACGACCCGCGCATCGACGAGTTCATCGCCGCGCTGCGGACGAACCCCAACGGCGTGTACCCCGAGATCGGCGCCTCGTGCGACGCGCTCGGCCCGGGCCAGTTCGACCCGAGCAACCCGCCGCCGTTCGACCCGAGCAAGCCCGGCCCCGACGCGAAGCCGATGAACTACGGCGGCAGCTCCGGTGCCGTGCCGGAGGGCGGCATGCCGGGCACTCCCGGCCAGCCCAGCGCTCCGGTGACGGCGCCGTCGGCTCCGGCAGGACAGTGA
- the argS gene encoding arginine--tRNA ligase, with protein sequence MTPAALADLVRASAVQVLDARGVDAAVLPEQVTIERPRNPDHGDYATNLALQVAKKAGLKPREFAEALAEVVAAADGVDAAEVAGPGFLNFRLAADAQGEVVRQVLAAGEAYGRGDTLTGRKINLEFVSANPTGPIHLGGTRWAAVGDALGRVLAAQGGDVTREYYFNDAGAQIDRFVRSLIAAAKGEPAPEDGYAGGYINDIAAEVLKQEPSALSKPEAERHETFRSVGIELMFTEIRQSLHDFGTDFDVYFHENSLHESGAVDAAVQQLKDSGNLYLADGAWWLKSSEYGDDKDRVVIKKDGNPAYIAGDLAYFKDKRNRGFDLCIYMLGADHHGYIARLKAAAAAFGDDPDTVEVLIGQMVNLVSDGKPVRMSKRAGTVITMEDLVEAVGVDPARYELIRYSVDSTLDVDLDLLRKHSNDNPVYYVQYAHARLSSLQRNAADLGLRSEKDAADVDFGLLTLPAEGDLIRTIGEFPATVRRAAEMREPHRIARYLEELAGAYHKFYTVGRVLPQGDEEATPLTFARLALCEAARQVLANGLFLLGVSAPERM encoded by the coding sequence GTGACTCCCGCCGCTCTCGCCGACCTGGTCCGCGCCTCCGCCGTGCAGGTGCTCGACGCCCGAGGCGTCGACGCCGCCGTGCTGCCGGAGCAGGTGACCATCGAACGCCCGCGCAACCCCGACCACGGCGACTACGCGACGAACCTCGCGCTCCAGGTGGCCAAGAAGGCCGGGCTGAAGCCGCGCGAGTTCGCCGAGGCGCTGGCGGAGGTCGTGGCGGCCGCCGACGGCGTGGACGCGGCCGAGGTCGCCGGCCCGGGGTTCCTCAACTTCCGCCTCGCCGCCGACGCGCAGGGCGAGGTCGTGCGCCAGGTGCTCGCCGCGGGGGAGGCCTACGGCCGCGGTGACACGCTCACCGGCCGCAAGATCAACCTCGAGTTCGTCTCCGCCAACCCGACCGGCCCGATCCACCTCGGCGGCACGCGCTGGGCGGCGGTCGGCGACGCGCTGGGTCGCGTCCTGGCCGCGCAGGGCGGCGACGTCACGCGCGAGTACTACTTCAACGACGCCGGCGCCCAGATCGACCGGTTCGTCCGGTCCCTGATCGCCGCCGCCAAGGGCGAGCCCGCTCCCGAGGACGGCTACGCCGGCGGCTACATCAACGACATCGCCGCCGAGGTCCTCAAGCAGGAGCCCAGCGCGCTGTCGAAGCCCGAGGCCGAGCGGCACGAGACGTTCCGCAGCGTTGGCATCGAGCTGATGTTCACCGAGATCCGCCAGAGCCTGCACGACTTCGGCACCGACTTCGACGTGTACTTCCACGAGAACTCGCTGCACGAGTCCGGCGCCGTCGACGCCGCCGTGCAGCAGCTCAAGGACTCGGGCAACCTCTACCTCGCCGACGGCGCCTGGTGGCTCAAGTCCAGCGAGTACGGCGACGACAAGGACCGCGTCGTCATCAAGAAGGACGGCAACCCGGCCTACATCGCCGGCGACCTCGCCTACTTCAAGGACAAGCGCAACCGCGGCTTCGACCTGTGCATCTACATGCTCGGCGCCGACCACCACGGCTACATCGCGCGCCTGAAGGCCGCCGCGGCCGCGTTCGGCGACGACCCGGACACCGTCGAGGTCCTCATCGGCCAGATGGTGAACCTCGTGAGCGACGGTAAGCCGGTGCGCATGTCCAAGCGCGCGGGCACCGTGATCACGATGGAGGACCTCGTGGAGGCCGTGGGCGTCGACCCGGCGCGCTACGAGCTCATCCGCTACTCCGTCGACTCCACTTTGGACGTCGACCTCGACCTGCTGCGCAAGCACAGCAACGACAATCCGGTCTACTACGTGCAGTACGCGCACGCCCGGCTGTCTTCCTTGCAGCGCAACGCCGCCGATCTCGGCCTGCGGTCCGAAAAGGACGCGGCGGACGTCGATTTCGGACTCCTGACCCTGCCCGCCGAGGGTGACCTGATCCGCACCATCGGCGAGTTCCCCGCCACCGTCCGCCGCGCCGCCGAGATGCGGGAACCGCACCGCATCGCCCGCTACCTCGAGGAGCTGGCCGGCGCGTACCACAAGTTCTACACGGTGGGCCGGGTGCTGCCGCAGGGCGACGAAGAGGCCACCCCTCTCACGTTCGCCCGGCTCGCCCTGTGCGAGGCCGCCCGCCAGGTGCTGGCGAACGGCCTGTTTTTGCTCGGTGTCTCAGCTCCGGAACGGATGTAA
- a CDS encoding MBL fold metallo-hydrolase translates to MSERISSQRQEFGIGVIGGPTTVVDIAGLRFVMDPTFDEPGPRAYLTKLEGPAVDEAGLGDVDVVLVSHAAHPDNLDVRGKEYALAAKTLLTGANSAKLLGATAKGLEAWETITIPRGDGGGDLTVQAVPAEHGPADGDRDDTGHINSQVIGFVLSGTGLPTVYLSGDNASVRVAAEIASKVGPIDVAVLFAGAARVAAKFDGRPLTLTSERAAAVAAVLGAKTVLPAHIQGWAHFSEGIDTFRPAFDDAGLAHVLALAEPGEWNVVGKQS, encoded by the coding sequence GTGAGTGAGCGCATCAGTTCGCAGCGGCAGGAATTCGGGATCGGCGTGATCGGGGGGCCGACCACCGTCGTGGACATCGCGGGCCTGCGGTTCGTGATGGACCCGACGTTCGACGAACCGGGTCCGCGCGCCTACTTGACCAAGCTCGAGGGCCCGGCGGTCGACGAAGCCGGGCTCGGCGACGTCGACGTCGTGCTCGTGAGCCACGCCGCCCACCCCGACAACCTGGACGTCAGGGGCAAGGAATACGCCCTGGCCGCCAAGACGCTCCTGACCGGCGCCAACTCCGCGAAGCTGCTCGGCGCCACCGCCAAGGGCCTCGAGGCCTGGGAGACGATCACCATCCCGCGCGGCGACGGCGGCGGCGACCTGACTGTGCAGGCCGTTCCGGCCGAACACGGCCCCGCCGACGGCGACCGCGACGACACCGGCCACATCAACTCCCAGGTGATCGGCTTCGTGCTCTCGGGCACCGGCCTGCCGACGGTGTACCTCAGCGGCGACAACGCCTCCGTCCGCGTGGCGGCCGAGATCGCGAGCAAGGTGGGGCCCATCGACGTCGCGGTCCTCTTCGCCGGCGCCGCCCGCGTCGCGGCGAAGTTCGACGGCCGCCCCCTGACGCTCACCTCCGAACGCGCCGCCGCCGTGGCCGCGGTGCTCGGCGCGAAAACCGTCCTGCCCGCCCACATCCAGGGCTGGGCCCACTTCTCCGAGGGCATCGACACGTTCCGCCCCGCCTTCGACGACGCCGGTCTGGCCCATGTCCTGGCGCTGGCCGAACCGGGCGAGTGGAACGTCGTGGGGAAGCAGTCCTGA
- a CDS encoding epoxide hydrolase family protein, whose translation MAAEPFEAHVTEADIADLRERLRRTRWPEAETVDDWSQGLPLAYAQELCRTWAEDYDFGFAERLNEFPQFRDTVDGLGIHFLHVRSPEPDAFPLVITHGWPGSVLEFLDVLGPLTDPRAHGGDPADAFHVVAPSLPGYGWSDKPAKAGWGVERTARAWDSLMVSLGYERYGAQGGDWGSAVTGALGEVAPERVAGVHVNMAAAPLGQFDDPTPEEQAALAAAQEFGRTGRGYSGQQSTRPQTLGYGLTDSPAGQAAWIAEKFWAWTDNNGHPEDALTRRQILDAISVYWFTASATSSARLYWESFGTGFRNKITAPSGISLYPKEITRPSRREAELRFTDLRWFEELSHGGHFAAMEEPESLVEQVRGFFRLVR comes from the coding sequence GTGGCAGCGGAACCGTTCGAGGCCCACGTGACCGAGGCCGACATCGCGGACCTGCGGGAACGGTTGCGCCGCACGCGGTGGCCCGAGGCCGAGACGGTGGACGACTGGTCCCAGGGTTTGCCGCTGGCCTACGCGCAGGAGCTGTGCCGCACCTGGGCCGAGGACTATGACTTCGGCTTCGCCGAGAGGCTGAACGAGTTCCCGCAGTTCCGCGACACCGTCGACGGGCTCGGGATCCACTTCCTGCACGTGCGCTCACCCGAGCCGGACGCGTTCCCGCTGGTGATCACGCACGGGTGGCCCGGCTCGGTGCTCGAGTTCCTCGACGTGCTTGGCCCGCTCACCGACCCGCGCGCCCATGGGGGAGACCCGGCGGACGCGTTCCACGTGGTCGCGCCGTCGCTGCCCGGGTACGGGTGGAGCGACAAGCCGGCGAAGGCCGGGTGGGGTGTGGAGCGGACCGCGCGGGCGTGGGACAGCCTGATGGTTTCGCTGGGCTACGAGCGCTACGGCGCGCAGGGCGGCGACTGGGGCTCGGCCGTGACCGGAGCGCTCGGCGAGGTCGCGCCGGAGCGGGTGGCGGGCGTCCACGTGAACATGGCGGCCGCGCCGCTGGGGCAGTTCGACGACCCGACGCCCGAGGAGCAGGCCGCGCTCGCCGCGGCGCAGGAGTTCGGCCGCACCGGGCGCGGCTACTCCGGGCAGCAGTCCACCCGTCCGCAGACGCTCGGCTATGGCCTCACCGACTCGCCCGCCGGTCAGGCCGCCTGGATTGCCGAGAAGTTCTGGGCGTGGACCGACAACAACGGCCACCCGGAAGACGCGCTGACCCGCCGGCAGATCCTCGACGCGATCTCCGTGTACTGGTTCACGGCCTCGGCCACGTCGTCGGCGCGGCTGTACTGGGAGAGCTTCGGCACGGGGTTCCGGAACAAGATCACCGCGCCTTCGGGGATCTCGTTGTACCCCAAGGAGATCACGCGACCCTCGCGCCGCGAGGCCGAGCTGCGGTTCACCGACCTGCGCTGGTTTGAAGAGCTGTCGCACGGCGGCCACTTCGCCGCAATGGAGGAGCCGGAGTCGCTCGTCGAGCAGGTGCGCGGGTTCTTCCGCCTGGTGCGCTGA
- a CDS encoding DUF305 domain-containing protein, whose protein sequence is MSTEADLEPDVDEPGERPTWSRWVVIGGSMLAVLLIGVAIGVFAARLTDGSDAAPATPGAGSVEVGFAQDMSTHHLQAVTMANWARDHSTDPEVRQLAFDIESSQTEQVGRMKGWLMLWDQPEQAPGAYMTWMTEPMGHAGMQMPTSSPANGAPMPGMATDAEIAKLRSLTGRAMDVDFLQLMLRHHQGGTAMAEYAQDHSNLPALKALCRSILVSQGAEINQMKLMLQARGAAPLPAS, encoded by the coding sequence GTGAGCACCGAAGCCGACCTCGAACCGGACGTCGACGAGCCCGGCGAGCGCCCCACGTGGTCCCGCTGGGTCGTCATCGGCGGGTCGATGCTCGCCGTGCTGCTCATCGGCGTGGCGATCGGCGTGTTCGCCGCGCGGCTCACCGACGGCAGCGACGCCGCGCCGGCGACCCCCGGCGCGGGTTCGGTCGAGGTCGGCTTCGCGCAGGACATGTCGACGCACCACCTGCAGGCCGTGACCATGGCCAACTGGGCCCGCGACCACAGCACGGACCCCGAGGTGCGGCAGCTCGCGTTCGACATCGAGTCGTCGCAGACCGAGCAGGTCGGGCGCATGAAGGGCTGGCTCATGCTGTGGGACCAGCCCGAGCAGGCGCCCGGCGCGTACATGACGTGGATGACCGAGCCGATGGGCCACGCGGGCATGCAGATGCCCACCAGTTCGCCGGCCAACGGCGCCCCGATGCCGGGCATGGCCACCGACGCGGAGATCGCCAAGCTGCGTTCGCTGACCGGCCGCGCGATGGACGTCGACTTCCTTCAGCTCATGCTGCGCCACCACCAGGGCGGCACGGCGATGGCGGAGTACGCGCAGGACCACTCGAACCTGCCGGCGCTGAAGGCGTTGTGCCGCAGCATCCTCGTGTCGCAGGGCGCGGAGATCAACCAGATGAAGCTGATGTTGCAGGCGCGCGGGGCGGCTCCGCTTCCGGCGTCCTGA
- a CDS encoding homoserine dehydrogenase: protein MSPSDGRAIRVALLGCGTVGSEVVRLLTEQADELAARAGAAVELAGIAVRRPDKHPELPQELVTDDAAALVVREDVDVVVELVGGIEPVRGWLLAALGAGKAVVTANKALLAEHSADLFEASDAAGVDLYFEAAVAGAIPLLRPLRESLAGDRITRVMGIVNGTTNYILSAMDTTGAGYAETLDEAGRLGYAEADPTADVDGYDAASKAAILASLAFHTRVTAKDVHREGIADVTAADLVAARVLGRTVKLLAICERVTADDGAESVSARVHPVMIPRSHQLAGVSGAFNAVYVEADAAGELMFYGQGAGGAPTASAVLGDLVAVARNRVIGGRGPRESAHAALPMRPMGQTPTRYHVSLDVADRAGVLAQVAQAFAGHGVSIAAVRQRDANDTASLVVVTHLAPDAALQSTVDEIAKLDVVHQVVSVMRVEGEDQ, encoded by the coding sequence GTGTCTCCATCGGACGGACGAGCGATCAGGGTCGCCCTCCTCGGCTGCGGCACCGTCGGCAGCGAGGTCGTCCGGCTGCTCACCGAGCAGGCGGACGAACTGGCGGCGCGCGCCGGGGCCGCGGTGGAGCTGGCGGGTATCGCCGTGCGCCGCCCCGACAAGCACCCCGAGCTGCCGCAGGAGCTGGTGACCGACGACGCGGCCGCGCTCGTCGTCCGCGAAGACGTCGACGTGGTCGTGGAGCTGGTCGGCGGCATCGAGCCGGTCCGCGGCTGGCTGCTCGCGGCGCTGGGCGCCGGCAAGGCCGTGGTCACGGCCAACAAGGCGCTGCTCGCCGAGCACTCGGCGGACCTGTTCGAGGCCTCCGACGCCGCGGGTGTCGATCTGTACTTCGAGGCCGCCGTGGCCGGCGCCATCCCGCTGCTGCGCCCGCTGCGCGAATCGCTGGCCGGCGACCGCATCACGCGCGTGATGGGCATCGTCAACGGCACCACCAACTACATCCTCTCCGCCATGGACACCACGGGCGCGGGCTACGCCGAGACCCTCGACGAGGCCGGCCGCCTCGGGTACGCCGAGGCCGACCCGACGGCCGACGTCGACGGTTACGACGCCGCGTCCAAGGCCGCGATCCTCGCCTCGCTCGCGTTCCACACGCGCGTGACGGCGAAGGACGTGCACCGCGAGGGCATCGCCGACGTCACCGCGGCCGACCTGGTCGCCGCGCGCGTGCTGGGCCGCACGGTGAAGCTGCTGGCGATCTGCGAGCGCGTGACGGCCGACGACGGCGCCGAGTCCGTGTCGGCGCGCGTGCACCCGGTGATGATCCCGCGCAGCCACCAGCTCGCGGGGGTCAGCGGCGCGTTCAACGCCGTCTACGTGGAAGCCGACGCGGCGGGCGAGCTGATGTTCTACGGCCAGGGCGCCGGCGGGGCCCCCACGGCGAGCGCGGTGCTGGGCGACCTCGTCGCCGTGGCCCGCAACCGCGTGATCGGCGGCCGCGGCCCGCGCGAGTCGGCGCACGCCGCCCTGCCCATGCGGCCGATGGGCCAGACGCCCACGCGCTACCACGTGAGCCTCGACGTCGCCGACCGCGCGGGCGTGCTCGCGCAGGTGGCGCAGGCGTTCGCGGGCCACGGCGTGAGCATCGCGGCCGTGCGCCAGCGCGACGCCAACGACACGGCGAGCCTCGTGGTGGTCACCCACCTGGCGCCCGACGCGGCGCTGCAGTCCACTGTGGACGAGATCGCGAAACTCGATGTGGTGCACCAAGTCGTCAGCGTGATGCGGGTGGAGGGTGAAGACCAGTGA